The Methanomassiliicoccales archaeon genome includes a region encoding these proteins:
- a CDS encoding carboxymuconolactone decarboxylase family protein: protein MSLELLAKQEPSIVRALYRYKHEVFRDGALTLKQKELIAVAISMVLKCDVCLEVHAKEAFKQGATRDELRETMNVAMYLAGPTSVVWSPVIDKILLGELSENSDSSFKS from the coding sequence ATGAGTTTAGAGCTTTTGGCGAAGCAGGAACCGTCAATTGTTAGAGCACTCTATCGTTATAAGCATGAGGTATTTCGGGATGGAGCTTTAACCCTTAAACAGAAAGAGCTTATTGCGGTAGCCATCTCAATGGTTTTAAAATGCGACGTATGCTTAGAAGTTCATGCTAAAGAGGCTTTTAAGCAAGGAGCTACACGAGATGAATTACGAGAGACTATGAATGTGGCTATGTATCTCGCTGGACCTACTTCAGTTGTCTGGTCACCAGTTATTGACAAAATACTATTAGGTGAGCTTTCAGAAAATTCAGATTCCTCATTCAAAAGTTAG